TCCAGGGCGGTTTGGACCAGGGATAAAATGTTCATGGGGGATCTCCTTTGATGAAGAGTGATGGGGGGGCGGGGGGATGCGGATTGCCACAGCCAGTGTGCGCACTGGCTTCGCAATGACACATTGTATGAAATGCGGTACGAGTCTGGGCGGGCGGCCGCAAGGGTCGCCCCTACAGAGCGTAACAAGAAGTGCCATGGGCGGGGCGATGTGGGGAGCGAACTGAGCGCTGCCGGTGGCAGAGGAAGCGAAGTGAGCGAGTGGCTGCGGTCAAAATTTTAAGCGACAGCCGTAAGGCAGCGCAAAAATTTTGGGCACCGCAACAGGACCATCGGCCCCTACGGAGGGTTGCAAGAAGTGCCTGCGCGCGGGCCGATGTGGGCATCGGCCCCTACGAAATATAACAAGAGGTGCGATCGTTATCGGGCGGCGGGGCGAGGGCAGCCCGCCCTACATTATATTATGTTACTTTGTGGTGCGTGGGGGAGGGGCTGCAAGCGGCCTTTCGCCCGTCAACAGGGCGGGGGAGCGCCCCGCCCTGTGGGTGGAATTTTTGCTTCTTACTTATTCAGATCGTCGAAGTTCTCGGCGGTGACGATGGACTGGACCTTGGTGCACAGGGGGGCGAAGGTCTTGGCCAGGTCGTCGTAGTTCAGACCCAGCTCCTTGCAGATGTCGGTGTTGATGGTGGCGGTGCCGTTGTCAAAGGTCAGCACGGGGGTGGTGGCGGGCTTATTGCCGTCCAGGAGAATACCGGAGACCATGTTGGCAGTTTCCACGCCCAGGTTGGCATAGTCCACGCCGTAGCCCAGGAACGCACCGTTCAGGGCGAAGGAGTCAGCGCCGGTGTAGTGGGGGATACCGGCCTTGGCCAGGGTCTCGTAAATGGCCAGCTCCGCGGTCATCACGGTGTTGTCGGTGGGGGTGAACACGGCGTCGGCCTTGTCGGCCACGATGCTGCTGACGGCCAGGCTGATCTCATCGGTGGTGGTGCCGTTATACTCCTTGTAGGACACGCCCTTCTTGTCCAGGTATGCCTTGGCGTTTTTGATGGGGGTGGTGGAGGAGTCCTGACCCTGGTCATACAGCAGGGCGATGTTCTTGGCACCGGGGTTGGCGGCGAAGATCAGGTCCAGGATGGCGTCGGTGTCCAGATAGTCGGAGGTGCCGGTGATGTTGGCGCCGGGGGCCTCCAGGCTCTCCACCAGGCCGGCGCTGACGGGGTCGGACACGGCGGCAAAGACCACGGGGATGTCGGTGCCCTCGGTGGCGGCCTGCATGGCCACGGCCACGGGGGTGGCTACGCCGATCATCAGGTCTACCTTGTCGGCGATGAAGTTGGCGATGATCTGATTCAGCACGGCGGAATCGGCGTTGCAGTTATCATAGCTGATCTCAAAGGTGACGCCCTTCTCCTGGCCGATGGCAGCCAGCTGGGTTTTGATGTTGTCCACGATCTGATTCAGGGATGCGTCGTCCACATAGTTGCAGATGCCGACCTTATAGGACGTGGCGCCGGAGGTGCTGGTGGAACTGTCGTTGTTTTTTTTGCCGCAGGCGAAGAGGGACAGGGTCAGCAGGGCGGCCAGGGCCAGGGTCAGCACACGCTTCAGAATGTTCTTTTTCATTTTTGTTTACCTCCAAAATTTAATATAGGGTTTTGGGTAGCGGATGGAGGGGCCGTTGCCGGCGGCCTGGATTTTAAAAACAAAAAAGACCTCTGCCCCACATGGGACAAAAGCCTTTGCTTCTGCGATACCACCCAAATTGACATCTTGCGATGCCCACTCGCTTTTACGCACCATCATGCGTACCCCACGGATAACGGGAGGGTTCCCGTCGGACCCTACTTAGGAATGTTCCTGTTCAAGCCGCCCTCGGAAGGCCATTCACACCGCCGCGCACCGCTTCGATCTCACCACCCGAAGCTCTCTTAGGATGCTCTGTGCTGAGCTACTCTTCTTCCTCACAGGTTTGTCGTTTGAAATTAAGCGCATTATAATCGCATTTTGGGCCTTTGTCAAGAGGGAAAACGAAAATATTTTGAGAAAATTTTGGGAAGGGGAGAGGCGGATTGCCACGGGCGCGGTGCGCCCTCGCAATGACACCTCACAAGGGGGTGCGGCACAAGCCCGGCGGGCGGACAGAGGCGTCCGCCCCTACGGACGGGTTATTGGTGGTGCCGTGTGCGGCGGGACACATGGGTCCCGCCCTACAACCATTTTTGTAGGGCAGGGCCCGTGTGCCCTGCCGGGAGTGCGAAAAAAACCAGGTCGGGCCGATGTAGGCATCGGCCCCTACGGAAGCGATTGTAGGGGCGGACGACCCTGTCCGCCCGATGTGGGTGCGCAATATTTTTGTAGGGCAGGGCCCGTGTGCCCTGCCGTGGGTGGCGCGGTGGGTATCAGGTACCAACTCACTCCGTCATTCGCCGCAGCAGGTCCGCCCGGTAGGGGAGCTTTTGGGCCAGGTCTATGGGGGTATAGCCCCAGGCGTTTTTTATGGACAGATCCAGGCGGCACCGGGTGAAAAGCAGGTCATACAGCGGGGCCATGTCCCGGTCCGCCAGTTTGGGATGGCTGATGAGATACTGGAGCGCCACCCGGCCTTTCGCGTCCGGCTGGTTTATATCAGCCCCGGCATCTATCAGCAGCTTTGTCAGCTCCACCGTCTGCGCCATGTTGTGCTTCGGGCGCGAGAACAGGATGTGAAACAGGGTTTCGTTTTCACTGTTCGTGCCCGTCAACTCCGCACCCTGGGCGATGAGAAAACGAACTATGTCATATCGGTCCTGGGGCGACTGGTGGGCCATGGCGTCAAATACGATGGTGGAGCCGCCGTGTACCTCGTGAAGCCGCTGCGGGTCGTAGACCTCCATGAACTGCGCAAGGGTCTGCCGTTTGGCCGAAAAATACATATCCATTTGCTGGGAAGCCTCCTTTTTGTTAGCGTTTCGCATCAGCCGCAGCGCCAGCTTCGACAGGGCGCTGATGGCGTGTGCCGCGTCAAATCCCATGATGTTCTCCTTTCTGACGGTTCACTCCTCCACCGCTTTTTTCCTTTTGAGAAATGGAAAGCCCGCCTCCATGGTCACCAGGGCCAGCATCATCAGCGCTGCCCCCACATAGCCCCGGGGAGCCAGCCGCTCCCCGGCGAAGAAGAAGGCCACGATGGCCGAAAACAGCGGCTCCAATGTAAAAATCAGCCCCACATGGACCGCAGAGGTGTGCTTTTGCTGCACGGCGGTGATGGCGAAGGCGATGCCTGTGCAGAAAACGGACAGAAACAGGACGCTGCCCCAGCCTGTGGGGGTTTGGGGCAGGCAGGGGGTCTCAAACAGCAGCGACAGCACCAGCATGGCCGCACCCGTCACCAGCTGCTGGAACACGCCCAGCTGCAGAGCATCTACCTCCGGCTGGTGTACCGCGTGCTCCACCACCAGGAGGTTGATGCCGTAGCCCAAGGCGCACAGCAGGCAGATAAGGTCTCCCGGCGCCGGGCGAAAATCATTTCCCAGGGTCAGCAGCCCAAGGCCCACCGTGCAGAGAACCAGGCACAGCAGCATCCGCCGCTCCGGCTTTTTCCGGTACACCAAAAAGGTCAAAAGGGGTGTGGTCACCGCCGGCAGGGAGCAGATAAACCCGGCGTTGGAGATGGAGGTATACAGCAGGCCCACGGTGGCGCCGATGTAGGTGAGGGTAAGGGAAAGGCCCGCCGGGACCGCCCACAGCAGGGTCTTGCGGTTTACATGCCGCAGCTTGGGAAACAGCACAATGCCCAGCAGCACAAAGGCCAGCAAAAACCGCACGGCGCACAGGGCAAAGGGCGGCATCTCCCCCAGGGCCAGGTCGGACAGGTAGTAGGAGCAGCCCCAAAAGCCGGTAATCAGCACCAGCAGCAGGTCGGCTTTTCTCTGTGTTGTCATGGGGGGGACCTCCTATCATAGCAAAGCGGGGAGGCAGGAGCGACCTACCTTCCCACTTATCATATACTATTTTTATCCCGGGTGCAAGGGCGGCTTTCCGACCCCGCAGGGGAGGCGATGCCTCTGCCGCCACGGACCGCTCGGACCGTTTCACCGCAAAAAAATCGAGTGTCCACATCCAACTCTCAGGTTGGTTATGAACACTCGATATGGTGCCGGTGACCGGACTCGAACCGGTACGCTGTCGCCAGCGGTGGATTTTGAGTCCACTTCGTCTACCAATTCCAACACACCGGCAGGTGCTGAATTATTATAGCGCACTTTCGGGCCTATTTCAAGAGGAAAATTTGCATTTGTCGGGGAAATCGTTCACGCCCCGGCCTGGGGGCGGCAATCGCTGTGGTTTTTTGGAGCGGGGCCTGAAGCAGTGAAATGCACGGCGCAAAAGCGCCGTGCATTTTATGTACGCATATCCGAAAAATATTACAGGTAGTTGCGCATACCCTCGGTGGCGGTACCCTCGTCCATGCTGAGGGTCACAGTGAACTTCACACTGTTTGCCTCGCTGAAGCGGTCCAGCCAGTGCAGGAAGTTCTCTACATCGGGCAGGCTGTTGCTGCCTACCACCTTGGAGAGATTGTCTACAAACACATGGGAAATATCGTAATTGCCGGCGTACAGGCCGCTGATGAAGCCTCGCAGGCACTCAAAAGAATTCAGATTATATTCCTTGCCATTGACCAGACGCACGCTGGACTTAATGTCAAAGGTCATATCCGCACCGGGCTCGATGCAGACCACGCTGCCGTTTTCGGACTCCACGGCACTGTGGATCAGGTCGATGAGCTGCTTTGTTTTACCGGCGCCGTTCGCACCCATGATCAGTCTAACCATAAGAGATCACTCCTTTGTGTATTTACCAATACTATACCACACTTCTGCGGCAATGGCAATGGAGAAAGCAAAATTCATGAAAACTTCATGAATCATTTTCCGCCAGCCGCGCCCGGAGACTTTGCCCCAGATCCTCGTAGCCGGGCTTTCCCAGCAGAGCAAACATATTCTTCTTATAGGCCTCCACCCCGGGCTGGTCAAAGGGGTTTACATCCAGCAGGTAGCCCGACAGGCCGCAGGCGTAGCAGAAGAAGTAAATTAGCTCTCCCAGAGTGAATGCGCTGCGCGCTCCGCAGCACACGCGGATGTTGGGCACGCCCCCCTCCACATGGGCCAGGAGAGTGCCGTCCATGGCCTGCTGCTTTAAGTCGCTCATGGTCTTGCCCGCCAGGAAGTTCAGCCCGTCGCCGTTTTCCGCATCGAAGGGGACGGCCAGCTCCCCGGCCCGGGGCTCAAAGCGCACCACCGTCTCAAAGAGATTTCGCCGCCCCTCCTGGAGATACTGACCCATGGAGTGGAGGTCGGCGGTAAATTCCACGCTGGCCGGAAACAGGCCCTTGCCCTCCTTGCCCTCGGACTCGCCGTAAAGCTGCTTCCACCACTCCGCCATGAAGCGGAAGAAGGGGTCATAGCAGGCCAGGACCTCAATTTCCATCCCCCGGTGCTGCAGCTCGTACCGGGCTCCGGCATACTGCCAGGCGGGGTTGGCGTCCATCCCCTCCCGGGCGCAGTCGGCCTCCATGGCGGCCGCCCCGGCCATGAGCTGCTCAATGTCGATACCCGCCACGGCAATGGGGAGCAGCCCCACCGCCGTCAGCACACTGTACCGCCCGCCGATGTCATCCGGCACCACGAAGCTCTCGTAGCCCTCCGCCGCAGCCAGGGCCTTCAGGGCGCCCTTATTCCGGTCAGTGGTGGCGTAAATGCGCCGGGCCGCCTCCTCACGCCCGTATTTCTGCTCCAAAAGCTGGCGGAAGAAGCGGAAGGCCACCGCCGGCTCCGTGGTGGTGCCGGACTTGGAGATGACATTCACGGAAAAATCATGCCCCTCCAGCAGTTCCATCACCTCGGCCAGCTGGTCGTTATCCAGGCCGTTGCCTACGAAATAGATGTTGGGGGTATCCTTCTTTTTCAGATTGTAATTAGGGGAGCACAGGCACTCGATAACGCCCCGGGCCCCCAGATAAGACCCGCCGATGCCGATGACCACCAGCGCCTGAGAATCGCCCCGGATCTTCTTGGCCGCCGCCTTGATGCGCCCGAACTCCTCCCGGTCGTAGGTTCGGGGCAGGCTTACCCAGCCGGTGAATTCGCCCCCGGCCCCGGTGCCGCTGCGCAGCCGCTCGTGGGCCAAATGCAGCCGGGGGGTCAGCGCCGCCTCATAGGGCAGCGGGATAAAGTGCCGCATATGGGAAAGATCAACACGGATCATAATAGCGCCCTCCTGTTTTGTTCTTTTTCCTATGTTACATCTATCCGGCGAAAAATACAAGAGAAATCCGGCGGTTTTCTTACCCGAAAACCGCCCGCTGCAGCAGACGCAGAAACAGGCCGCTCCAGGACATTCGCTCCACGCCCTCCGCTGCCGTCAGGGGGATCTCCCGCAAAATCTCGTCCCCGCAGCGCACCGTCAGTGTTCCCACCTGCTGCCCCTTTTCCACTGGGGCGGTGAGACACTCCGGCAGGTCGGTGCCGTAGGTCAGGCTCCCGGCGCGCTCCTTTTTCACCAGAAGCACATTCTCAGCAGGGGTCAGGGCAGCGGCTTTGGACGCTCCCAGCTTCACCGGTACCGTAGGCGGCTCCGGCGGGGCAACATGGGCCAGGGCGTAGGCGGAGAAGCCGTAGTTCAGCAGGGTCTTGGCGTCCTCAAAGCGCTGCTGGCTGGTCTCGTCCCCCAGCACCACGGCAATAAGCTCCATGCCGTCCCGCTCTGCCGTGGCCGAGATGCAGTAGCCTGCCGAGCCTGTGGACCCGGTTTTCAGCCCCGTAGCCCCCTCATAAAAGCGAATGAGCTTGTTGGTATTGGAGAGGCCGAATTCGCCGCCCCGTATGGTGTCCATCCAGATGGTGGTAAAGCGCCGAATGTCCGGGTGGCGCAAAATCAGCGCCCGGCTCATGAGGGCAATGTCATAGGCGCTGGTCACATGTCCTTCGGCGGGCAGGCCCGTGGGGTTTACGAAATGGGTGTCCTGCATACCCAGCTCAGCGGCCCGGTTATTCATCTGCTGCACGAACAGCTCCGTCACCCCGGACACCTTTTCCGCCAGGGCCACGGCGGCGTCGTTGCCGCTGGAGACGCACACAGCCTTCAAAAGCTCCTCCACGGTGATCTGCTCCCCCTCGGACAGATACACCTGACTGCCGCCCATGGACGCGGCACCCGCGCTGACGGTGACTGTGTCCTCATACTTCAGCTCCCCGCGCTCCATGGCCTCCATGACCAAAAGCAGGGTCATCACCTTTGTGACGCTGGCAGGCTCCAGTTTTTCATGCTCGTTTTCGGCGTAGAGCACCTGCCCTGTCTCCTTCTCCATCAGCAGCGCCGCCGGGGCCTCCACCGGCAGCTCTACCGCCTCTGCCGCCGGGACAGCCATCGGCAGCAGCGCCAAAAGCAGCGCTAAAACTCGCTTTTTCATCGTCCACCCTCCCCAAATAAGCTGGCCTATCCTATGCCGCAAAAAGAAATTTCATGCTTACCGGCATTTTTCGGTTGCAAAGGACGGATTTCTCTGCTATAATAGCTATCGCGATGCAGGGTTAGTACATCGGTAGTACATCGGCTTCCCAAGCCGAGGAGGCGGGTTCGATTCCCGTACCCTGCTCCAAAAAGAAAGACACCCCTAAAGAGCGTTGACATAGGAAAACAAGCAGAAACCCAGTAAAATCAACGCTTTTAAGGGCAGAGGGCAAACAGGTTAGCTCAAAAATTGAATAAACAAGCGTCAAAAGGGATGTTACCGCAAGGCAGCATCCCTTTTCGCATACGCCCACGCCGTAGATTTTGAGAAAAGTCTACGGCGTTTTTTTCTGCCCAAATCTGAGAGGAGGTGCAGCCACAATGTACTTTACGAACGGCAGCAGCCGTGCGTTTGAAATGCTCATGCGGGGAAAGCCCGGCTTTGACCGCTACGAAAACGGCGGCTGTGCCGACTGTGAGGATTGCAATACCTGTCACTTTTACCGTCCGCATTGGAAGTACCAGTTCTGTGTGTACGCGGAATGTCCGTATGAGCCGGGCAAACTGACTGTCCTCCGGCGCGGCACGGCGAAGTGAGCGAAAGGAGCTGATAACCTATGGCAGTATTTCGGGTGGAGCGCAACAGCGGGTACACCGTCATGTCAAACCACCATCTGCGAAACAAGGAGCTGACCTTGAAAGCCAAGGGGCTGTTGTCGCAAATGCTGTCCCTGCCGGAGGATTGGGACTACACCCTCGCAGGGCTGTCCCATATCAACCGTGAGAGCATCGACGCGATCCGCACCGCCGTATGGGAGCTTGAAAAAGCCGGATATATCCTGCGACGGCAGGGACGCGATGAAAAAGGCAAAATGACTGCTATCGAATACACCATTTATGAACAGCCGCAGCCGATGTTGGAAAATCCAATGCCGGGTAAACCGATGTTGGAAAATCCGACAGCGGATAATCCGACGTCGGAAAATCCAACGCAATTAAATAAAGATAGATCAAGAACTAACTTATCAAAGAAAGAAAAATCAATTACAGATCTATCAAATACCGATTCCTTTCCTATCCTTTCCCCTGACCCCTCACCTTGCGGGGCTGCGCCGGAACGGAAAGGAACGGAAGCGTTCAAACAGAGTGCCGTAGATATTTACCGTGAAATCATCATGGAGAATATCGAGTACGACGAACTCATGCAGGACCCCAAAATGGACAAGGAGCGTTTGGACGAGATTGTAGACCTCATGCTGGAAACTGTCTGCTCTGCGCGAAAGACGCTCCGCATCGCTGGCGACGATTACCCCGCCGAGCTGGTAAAGAGTAAATTCTTGAAGCTGAACAGCAGCCACATCGAGTTTGTCATGGACTGTATGCGGGAGAACACCACGAAGATCCGCAACATCAAGCAATATCTGCGGGCGGTGCTGTTCAACGCTCCGTCTACCATCGACAACTACTATACCGCCCTCGTCGCTCACGACATGGCAAGCCCTGATTGGGGCAAGCCGAAATCAGGCATCCCGGACTATTCCTGTTCGCCGGGCGAGAGCCTATGAGGATATGGCTGATCTGGCGGGTGCGCCCGCCCTGACTGCGGCAGAAAAATCGAAAGGAGTGATAACCGTTGCAGGAAGAAGTGACCCGAAAGACGATTGCCCTTGCAATCAAGACGGCAAAGCTGGACGGAAAGGTGCTGCAAGCCGCGCTGCGGAAGCTCTTGCAGCTCTACCGCAAGGCAAGGGACACGCCCCATCGCGGCAAGCAAACGCTGAAACAGCTTATGCGGCATGGCACAGGCGTTTCCAATATCGAAATCACCGATGCGAATATCAAAGCCTTTGAAAGCACGGCGAAGAAATACGGCATTGATTTTGCACTGAAAAAGGCAGATGACCGATACCTTGTGTTTTTCAAGGGACGGGACGCGGACGTGCTGACGGCAGCGTTTCGGGAGTTTTCCAAGAAAAAACTGGATAAGGAGCGCAAGCCCTCTGTGCGACGCGACCTTGCCGAGAAGAAGGCCGAAGCCGCTCAGACCGCCAAGCGGGACAAGGTGAAAAATATGGACAGGGGGATCGACCGATGAAGCCGGAAATCAAAAAGCAAATCATACTCCATCTCCCATATCTTGCCTTTGTCTATCTGTTTGGAAAGGTCGGACAGGCGTTCCGGCTGGCGCAGGGTGTGGATATATCTGCAAAGCTGCTGCATATCGGGCAGGGCTTCTCCGCTGCCTTTGCCAGCGCCGCCCCCAGCTTCCATCCCAGCGATCTGCTGATTGGGCTTGCCGCAGCCGTGATTATCCGGCTGGTGGTCTACTCCAAGCAAAAGAACGCCAAAAAATACCGCAAGGGCATGGAGTACGGCACGGCACGTTGGGGTACAGCGGCAGACATCAAGCCGTTCATTGATCCTGTCTTTGACAACAATGTGCTGCTGACCGCCACGGAACGGCTGATGATGTCCAACCGCCCCAAAGACCCGAAGAACGCAAGAAACAAGAATATTCTTGTCATCGGCGGTTCTGGCAGCGGAAAGACACGTTTTTTCTGCAAGCCCAATATCATGCAGCTTCACAGTTCGTATGTCATTACTGACCCCAAAGGCAGCCTGATTTGCGAAGTGGGACAGCTTTTGCAGCGAGCAAAATACCGCATTGCCGTTCTCAACACTATCAACTTTTCCAAGAGTATGCACTACAACCCCTTTGCGTATTTGCGCACGGAGAAAGACATTTTGAAGTTGGTCAACACCATCATTGTCAATACCAAGGGCGAGGGCGCACAAAGCACCGAAGATTTTTGGGTGAAAGCGGAGCGTCTTTATTATACGGCGCTGATCGGCTATATCCACTACGAAGCGCCGGAGGAAGAAAAGAACTTCATCACCCTGCTTGACATGATAAATGCCAGCGATACCCGCGAGGACGACGAGGATTATAAAAATCCCGTGGATCTTCTGTTTGACCGATTGGAGGAACGCGAGCCGGAGCATTTCGCGGTGAAGCAATACCGCAAGTACAAATTGGCTGCTGGCAAAACAGCTAAGTCGATTCTGATTTCCTGCGGCGCACGACTTGCTCCCTTTGACATCAAAGAGCTGCGCGACCTGATGGCCTATGACGAGATGGAGCTTGATACCATCGGAGATAAGAAAACGGCGCTGTTTCTCATTATGAGCGACACCGATTCGACCTTTAACTTTGTCATTGCCATTCTCCAATCCCAGCTTACCAATCTGTTATGCGACAAAGCCGATGATGTGTACGGCGGGCGGCTGCCCGTTCATGTGCGCTTTATTCTGGACGAGTTTGCCAACATCGGTCAAATCCCGCAATTCGATAAGTTGATTGCCACCATCCGAAGCCGTGAAATATCGGCTTCTATTATTTTGCAGTCGCAGAGCCAGCTAAAGGCGATTTACAAGGATAACGCCGATACCATAGTCGGCAACTGCGATACCATGTTGTTTTTAGGCGGTAAGGAGAAAACAACCCTGAAAGAAATCTCGGAGATATTGGGCAAAGAAACCATCGACAGCTTCAATACCTCAGAAAATCGGGGAAAGGAAATCTCCCACGGCTTAAATTATCAGAAATTAGGAAAGGAGCTGATGACACAGGACGAAATTGCAACAATGGACGGCGGAATGTGTATCTTGCAGCTACGTGGTGTACGCCCGTTCTTCTCCAAGAAGTATGACATCACCAAGCACCCACGCTATAAGTACCTGTCCGACGCCGACAAGAAGAACACCTTTGATGTAGAACGCTACATTCGGGTGCAGCGAAAAAAGAAGAAACATCCCTCGGCAGTCATTGTGCCGGAGGAACCGTTTGACCTCTATGAGATTGAGTTGTCCGACGAGGACGCTGATTTTACCGTCGCAGAATAACGCGGCAAAAGGAGCTGTTTATGGAACTCTCGAATTATCAGGCATTTATGGAATGTATGCGCAAGTGGGAAAAGATTGGCTGCAACATCCTCTGCGGTCTTGCCCTTTGGGAGCAGATGCAGGATTGTGACAGGCGCGGTGTTCCCTACACAGATATTGACATTGAAGCGGTTTCGCAGGATGTAGCCTACCGCCTTATGATGTCGCATGACAGGCTGTATGCACTTGCCCTGTACGAATGGACAGAGCAGCACTTCGCCCAGAACAGCGATACTTCCGATGCCGCAGCCGGAGAAAACGGCTGCAATTTTCCTACACACAACAATTCAACATGATTTTATGGAGGTACGAATATGGCATTTTTCAATAGCGCAGTTGGTGTTTTGCAGACCCTCGTGATCGCACTCGGTGCAGGCCTTGGCATTTGGGGTGTGATTAACCTCTTGGAGGGCTATGGCTCGGACAACCCCGGTGCCAAAAGCCAGGGCATGAAACAGTTCATGGCTAATTAAAGGGAACAAAAAGAAAGGGAATGCACAATCCAGACGGTATCAGCGGCAGGCTACAAGAATAAATTGTGATTTCACAAGATTGGTGTTATAATAAGAGAAAAGTTCCTGCCGGGGCAACCGCCCCGGTGGTATGGATAGAAAGGCAGGAAAACAATATGCACATCAGCTATAAACCACTCTGGCACACACTGTTAGAGCGTGATATGAGAAAAGAGGATTTAAGGCTTGCTGCTGGTATGACAACAAATATGATTGCCAACATGAGCAAAGAGGGAAAGCACATCAGCATGGATACATTAGCCCGTATCTGTGAAACTCTGAATTGTGAGATTACTGATGTGATTGAGTTAGTACCAGACGAGCCTGCTTCCACAGGAGGTAAGGAACATGAGCGAATTGAAACCAAGAATAACGGAAAACGGAATTGATTATATCCTTGTCGGAGATTACTACATTCCAGGCTTGAAACTGCCGGAGGAACACCGCCCTATCGGAAAGTACGGACGAATGCACCGGGAATATTTAAGAGAAGTCCACCCAGCCAGATTGAATACATTGATACTGACCGGAGAATTGTTGACATATCTTGCAGACCTGAATGAACAGGCACAAAAACGGTTAGACACTATCATGGAGCAGATGAAAGCTACCGAGGGCGTGACAGAGGAATTGAAGTGTACCCGACAAATGGAATGGGTGCAGCGTTGCAATAACATTCACAACAGGGCAGAAGAAATTGTTTTGTATGAGATGATTTATTCATAACGGGAGCAATTAAATCGGAGGTATATAAGATGATTGAAATTGTATTTGGTGAAAGTGCCTGTGGAAGTTTGAAAATTGCCCAAACTTACGGCAAGGGAAAGTATAGAGGAAGTGCTGTTTCAATATTTATGAGGCACGAAGACGGGAGTGTTCCATCTTCAGATGAAATGAAAAAGGCACAGCTTCAAGCACAGGAACAAGAACGCATTGCTTGGGAGAATGCTATTCCATTGGGAGGCAAGAGCAGTGATGTTTATTGTTTTGATATGGTTCTTAGTGTGGGAGATATTTCTGATAATGGAATTGGCGAACAGCGGAAAAATATTTTCAAGAAAATGCTGTCTGTCTGCTTTGTAGAGGATTTAGATTATCAGGTTGAAGAAAAAATACAGAAAATTAAAACTACATTGACCTCAGTGATTGAACGATATGTAGCTGGGGAAGAAATTCGCATTTGGTATAGCTATAATCCAGATGAGCTTTGTGGTATGTATTGGCTTATGAAACAACTTCAACCATTAAACTGCCAGACAACAATTTATTTGGTTAAGTTACCTACATGGGAATATGGAAAAGAAAATACTATGACA
This is a stretch of genomic DNA from Vescimonas fastidiosa. It encodes these proteins:
- a CDS encoding VirD4-like conjugal transfer protein, CD1115 family, with protein sequence MKPEIKKQIILHLPYLAFVYLFGKVGQAFRLAQGVDISAKLLHIGQGFSAAFASAAPSFHPSDLLIGLAAAVIIRLVVYSKQKNAKKYRKGMEYGTARWGTAADIKPFIDPVFDNNVLLTATERLMMSNRPKDPKNARNKNILVIGGSGSGKTRFFCKPNIMQLHSSYVITDPKGSLICEVGQLLQRAKYRIAVLNTINFSKSMHYNPFAYLRTEKDILKLVNTIIVNTKGEGAQSTEDFWVKAERLYYTALIGYIHYEAPEEEKNFITLLDMINASDTREDDEDYKNPVDLLFDRLEEREPEHFAVKQYRKYKLAAGKTAKSILISCGARLAPFDIKELRDLMAYDEMELDTIGDKKTALFLIMSDTDSTFNFVIAILQSQLTNLLCDKADDVYGGRLPVHVRFILDEFANIGQIPQFDKLIATIRSREISASIILQSQSQLKAIYKDNADTIVGNCDTMLFLGGKEKTTLKEISEILGKETIDSFNTSENRGKEISHGLNYQKLGKELMTQDEIATMDGGMCILQLRGVRPFFSKKYDITKHPRYKYLSDADKKNTFDVERYIRVQRKKKKHPSAVIVPEEPFDLYEIELSDEDADFTVAE
- a CDS encoding helix-turn-helix domain-containing protein, whose amino-acid sequence is MHISYKPLWHTLLERDMRKEDLRLAAGMTTNMIANMSKEGKHISMDTLARICETLNCEITDVIELVPDEPASTGGKEHERIETKNNGKRN
- a CDS encoding TnpV protein, with amino-acid sequence MSELKPRITENGIDYILVGDYYIPGLKLPEEHRPIGKYGRMHREYLREVHPARLNTLILTGELLTYLADLNEQAQKRLDTIMEQMKATEGVTEELKCTRQMEWVQRCNNIHNRAEEIVLYEMIYS
- a CDS encoding DUF3658 domain-containing protein, which translates into the protein MIEIVFGESACGSLKIAQTYGKGKYRGSAVSIFMRHEDGSVPSSDEMKKAQLQAQEQERIAWENAIPLGGKSSDVYCFDMVLSVGDISDNGIGEQRKNIFKKMLSVCFVEDLDYQVEEKIQKIKTTLTSVIERYVAGEEIRIWYSYNPDELCGMYWLMKQLQPLNCQTTIYLVKLPTWEYGKENTMTSKIAWGEVSPGEWGNYITLQEKANPVFLSACTMKWNQLQNENAPLRAMLNGKLQSVSEDIYDSFILREIAEQPEQFKMAIVIGNVLGKYQLGISDVWISNRIDKMLEDGVLEIIQDAPKGETNYRRILRKRMK